One window from the genome of Variovorax sp. PAMC26660 encodes:
- a CDS encoding DUF4124 domain-containing protein has protein sequence MHTRDHGKPTRLLAVASTTTSLLLLAAFCGTVHAQQKTDGPAAGIFTCTDARGRTLTADRPIAECNDREQRELNPSGSIRRKVEPTYTARELAEREDRAREAAIQTARITDERRRERALLVRYPNAATHDRERNEALVQIDAVIQAAKKRIAELGEDRKKIDEELEFYKADTSKAPGAVRRKLEDNTQSVAVQNRFIAEQDEEKKRVNARFDEERGRLKALWSPQNGGTPR, from the coding sequence ATGCACACGCGCGATCACGGCAAGCCGACCCGCCTGCTGGCGGTGGCATCGACAACAACATCCCTGCTGCTGCTGGCCGCGTTCTGCGGCACGGTGCATGCGCAGCAGAAGACAGACGGCCCCGCTGCAGGCATCTTCACCTGCACCGACGCACGCGGCCGCACGTTGACAGCCGATCGGCCGATTGCCGAATGCAACGACCGCGAACAGCGCGAGCTGAACCCCAGTGGCTCCATCCGCCGCAAGGTCGAGCCCACCTACACGGCGCGCGAATTGGCCGAGCGTGAAGACCGTGCGCGCGAAGCCGCCATCCAGACGGCGCGCATCACCGACGAGCGCCGCCGCGAGCGCGCATTGCTGGTGCGCTACCCGAACGCCGCCACGCACGACCGCGAGCGCAACGAGGCGCTGGTGCAGATCGATGCGGTGATCCAGGCGGCGAAGAAGCGCATTGCCGAGCTGGGCGAAGACCGCAAGAAGATCGACGAGGAGCTGGAGTTCTACAAGGCGGACACGAGCAAGGCGCCCGGTGCGGTGCGCCGCAAGCTCGAGGACAACACGCAGAGCGTGGCGGTGCAGAACCGCTTCATTGCCGAGCAGGATGAAGAGAAGAAGCGCGTGAATGCACGCTTCGATGAAGAGCGCGGGCGTTTGAAGGCGCTCTGGTCGCCGCAGAACGGCGGCACACCACGATAA
- a CDS encoding exodeoxyribonuclease III, producing the protein MFKLTSLNLNGLRSAANKGVADWVAELAPDCICMQEIRVQASDVEGRFEELAGLKGHFHFAEKKGYAGTAVYSKHAPSQVVVGWGDAEFDAEGRYLELRFDTPKRKFSVISCYFPSGSSGEERQAAKFRFLKGFFPHLLALKKEREFVLCGDINIAHQQIDLKNWRGNQKNSGFLPEERAWMTKLLDAGTDGAGLVDVYRKLKPETTDEAYTWWSNRGQAYANNVGWRLDYHLATPAMGALARTEAIYKTIKFSDHAPITVEYDFTL; encoded by the coding sequence GTGTTCAAACTGACCAGTCTCAATCTCAATGGCCTGCGTTCGGCCGCCAACAAAGGCGTGGCCGACTGGGTGGCCGAACTTGCGCCGGATTGTATTTGCATGCAGGAGATCCGGGTCCAGGCCAGCGACGTCGAGGGCCGCTTCGAGGAGTTGGCCGGCCTGAAGGGCCACTTTCATTTTGCTGAAAAGAAAGGCTACGCCGGCACCGCGGTCTACAGCAAGCACGCACCGAGCCAGGTCGTGGTCGGCTGGGGCGATGCCGAATTCGACGCCGAAGGCCGCTACCTCGAACTGCGTTTCGACACGCCCAAACGCAAGTTCTCGGTCATCAGCTGCTACTTCCCGAGTGGCAGCTCGGGCGAAGAGCGGCAGGCCGCCAAGTTCCGCTTTCTCAAGGGCTTCTTTCCGCACCTGCTGGCGCTCAAGAAAGAGCGCGAGTTCGTCCTGTGCGGCGACATCAACATCGCGCACCAGCAGATCGACCTGAAGAACTGGCGCGGCAACCAGAAGAACAGCGGCTTCCTGCCCGAAGAACGCGCCTGGATGACCAAGCTGCTGGACGCCGGCACCGACGGCGCGGGCCTGGTGGACGTGTACCGCAAGCTCAAGCCCGAGACCACCGACGAGGCCTACACCTGGTGGAGCAACCGCGGCCAGGCCTACGCCAACAACGTGGGATGGCGGCTGGACTACCACCTGGCCACGCCGGCGATGGGCGCGCTGGCACGCACCGAGGCCATCTACAAGACCATCAAGTTCAGCGACCACGCACCGATCACGGTGGAGTACGACTTCACCCTGTAA
- the pyrE gene encoding orotate phosphoribosyltransferase yields MAVDGEKSSAVAQDFVQFALDAGVLRFGEFKTKAGRMSPYFFNSGLFDDGGKIARLAGFYADRLIESGLEFDMIFGPAYKGIPLGATVAAELARRGRNYPFAYNRKEAKAHGEGGNLVGAPLKGRVLIVDDVMSAGTAVRESIAAIQAAGATPHAVAIALDRQEKATENGVDVDHSAVQYVRNQLGLSVIAIATLDDLLSYLSGNAAADLGAHRERVLAYRTRYGAS; encoded by the coding sequence ATGGCTGTAGATGGTGAGAAAAGCAGCGCGGTCGCACAGGACTTCGTCCAGTTTGCGTTGGATGCCGGCGTACTGCGCTTCGGCGAATTCAAGACAAAAGCCGGTCGGATGAGTCCTTATTTCTTCAATTCGGGGCTCTTCGACGACGGCGGCAAGATCGCGCGTCTCGCGGGATTCTATGCAGACCGGCTGATCGAGAGCGGCCTTGAATTCGACATGATCTTCGGCCCCGCCTACAAGGGCATCCCGCTGGGCGCCACTGTGGCCGCCGAGCTGGCCCGCCGGGGCCGCAACTACCCCTTTGCCTACAACCGCAAGGAAGCCAAGGCGCACGGCGAAGGCGGCAACCTCGTGGGCGCGCCGCTCAAGGGCCGCGTGCTGATCGTCGACGACGTGATGTCGGCCGGCACCGCGGTGCGCGAGTCGATCGCCGCCATCCAGGCGGCCGGCGCCACCCCGCATGCCGTGGCCATCGCGCTCGACCGGCAGGAGAAGGCCACCGAGAACGGCGTCGACGTGGACCACAGCGCCGTGCAGTACGTGCGCAACCAACTCGGCCTGTCGGTGATTGCCATCGCCACGCTGGACGACCTGCTGAGCTACCTTTCGGGCAATGCGGCGGCCGACCTTGGCGCGCACCGCGAACGCGTGCTGGCTTACCGCACGCGCTACGGCGCCAGCTGA